In a genomic window of Nitrospira sp. ND1:
- a CDS encoding porin — translation MKYGGMCVLKWSAATLGIAGALLFLPLKASAGANDAAPTVVAQGPAQSIQALSAMESVPQAIPTANSTDRETSGQRLSIESTSLESLLLEKGVITQEDWIRLKAEEERRVFEQSSELQMSGNPRWYERIRMTGYIQYKYNMAPTNRLFDNPLGDSFGDQQGNEFYIRRMRLVFQGQVSERVAFFMQFALEGGQQTPANNEMIDAMVDYYLTKDKVHRFRFGLQRVPNAFDTYRSSTNRQEMDRHESIQSGAPGERDLGVAYYWSPKVAQERFTQLAAYHNGPGDYGVFGIMVYNGQGRSRLELNKDKHIGAKLSYPFQFRNGRLLEAGVLGYHGVFSVQGASQPTVASAARCISTLTSESGCDIKDQRITAYVWTPPQPWGLLAEFTVGRGPKRNAQTNFIEESNVVGGYVQGYYTWRYSDVGMLTPYVRYGEYYGGFKSINGAPDGQSRTWNIGLVWEPDTHFRVVAEWMSKDGLNSTLVANRAQNDFDASQMRFMTQWFWN, via the coding sequence ATGAAGTACGGGGGGATGTGTGTCTTGAAATGGTCTGCCGCGACGCTCGGCATCGCCGGAGCGCTGTTGTTCTTGCCGCTGAAGGCATCGGCCGGCGCAAACGATGCTGCGCCGACAGTCGTCGCCCAGGGGCCCGCTCAATCGATCCAGGCGCTTTCCGCCATGGAGTCGGTACCTCAGGCGATACCCACCGCGAACAGTACCGACCGAGAAACATCGGGTCAGCGCCTCTCGATCGAGAGTACCTCACTCGAAAGCCTGTTGCTTGAGAAAGGCGTGATCACGCAGGAAGACTGGATCCGTCTCAAGGCCGAGGAAGAACGCCGTGTGTTCGAACAGTCGTCGGAATTGCAGATGTCCGGCAATCCGCGCTGGTACGAACGGATCCGCATGACCGGGTACATCCAATACAAGTACAATATGGCGCCCACGAATCGCCTCTTCGACAATCCTCTGGGCGACAGCTTCGGCGACCAGCAGGGCAATGAATTTTACATCCGCCGGATGCGGTTGGTGTTCCAGGGGCAAGTGTCGGAACGAGTGGCCTTCTTCATGCAGTTCGCGCTCGAAGGTGGGCAACAGACGCCGGCAAACAATGAAATGATCGACGCCATGGTGGATTACTACCTCACCAAGGACAAGGTGCACCGCTTCCGCTTCGGTCTACAACGCGTTCCCAACGCATTCGATACCTACCGGTCGAGCACAAACCGGCAGGAAATGGACCGGCACGAATCCATTCAGAGCGGCGCGCCCGGCGAACGCGATCTGGGCGTGGCCTACTACTGGAGTCCAAAGGTCGCCCAGGAGCGGTTTACCCAACTGGCCGCGTATCACAACGGGCCCGGCGACTATGGCGTGTTCGGGATCATGGTCTACAACGGACAAGGCAGGAGCCGGTTGGAATTGAATAAGGACAAACACATCGGCGCCAAACTCTCCTATCCCTTCCAATTCCGGAACGGTCGGCTGCTCGAAGCCGGTGTGCTTGGTTACCATGGCGTGTTTTCCGTACAGGGAGCCAGTCAGCCCACGGTCGCCAGTGCCGCCCGCTGTATCAGCACCCTGACCTCGGAGAGCGGCTGCGATATCAAGGATCAGCGAATCACGGCCTATGTCTGGACCCCGCCGCAACCTTGGGGACTCTTGGCCGAGTTCACCGTGGGCCGGGGGCCGAAACGGAACGCGCAAACCAACTTCATCGAAGAGAGCAACGTGGTCGGCGGGTACGTGCAAGGGTACTATACCTGGCGCTACTCGGATGTCGGTATGTTGACGCCCTATGTGCGTTACGGGGAATACTACGGCGGCTTCAAATCAATCAACGGGGCGCCGGACGGCCAATCACGCACCTGGAATATCGGTCTGGTGTGGGAGCCGGACACCCATTTCAGAGTGGTGGCGGAGTGGATGTCAAAGGACGGTTTGAACAGTACGCTGGTCGCGAACCGTGCCCAAAACGACTTCGACGCCTCGCAGATGCGATTCATGACGCAATGGTTCTGGAACTAA
- a CDS encoding putative Na+/H+ antiporter has protein sequence MTPTTIEMIGTALFVVAILHTFSTAFFEHLAHTRPAHAGLWHLLGEVEVVFGFWALVLIAVMFVTDGPAAATHYLDSRNFTEPLFVFAIMVIAGTRPILHAATSGVRLLSTALPLPHNLSAYFTILTLVPLLGSFITEPAAMTLAALMLRDRFFRNGLSKPLRYATLGVLFVNVSIGGTLTPFAAPPVLMVAGTWNWDFPFMMGNFGWKAAVVVVVNALAAALLFRRELCRISAEGRETAHGRVPFTMVVLHLVFLGLVVLFAHHPVMFLGVFLFFLGVAQAYERHQDRLILREGLLVGFFLAGLVVMGGQQQWWLQPILLSMSNDAVFFGATILTAFTDNAALTYLGSLVEGLSDGFKYALVAGAVTGGGLTIIANAPNPAGVAMLRGHFEDESINPLGLFLGALPPTILAALGFWCL, from the coding sequence GTGACGCCAACCACAATCGAAATGATCGGGACCGCTCTGTTCGTCGTCGCGATCCTGCATACCTTTTCCACCGCATTTTTTGAGCACCTGGCCCATACAAGACCGGCGCATGCCGGGCTGTGGCACTTGCTGGGGGAAGTCGAAGTTGTCTTCGGCTTCTGGGCGCTCGTCCTCATCGCCGTCATGTTCGTCACCGATGGGCCGGCTGCCGCGACACACTACCTCGATTCACGCAACTTCACGGAACCGCTGTTCGTCTTCGCCATCATGGTCATCGCGGGCACGCGCCCGATTCTGCATGCCGCCACGAGCGGAGTTCGGCTGCTCAGCACGGCCCTCCCGTTGCCGCACAATCTGAGCGCCTATTTCACCATTCTGACGCTGGTGCCGTTGCTGGGGTCATTCATTACCGAACCCGCAGCCATGACCCTGGCCGCCCTGATGCTGCGCGACCGGTTTTTTCGGAACGGCCTTTCGAAGCCCTTGAGGTATGCCACCCTGGGAGTGCTGTTTGTGAATGTTTCGATCGGCGGGACGCTCACACCGTTTGCCGCGCCTCCGGTCTTAATGGTGGCCGGCACCTGGAACTGGGACTTCCCGTTCATGATGGGAAACTTCGGATGGAAAGCCGCGGTCGTGGTTGTCGTCAATGCGCTGGCTGCGGCGCTGCTGTTCCGTAGGGAGCTCTGTCGAATCTCTGCAGAGGGCCGCGAAACAGCACATGGCAGGGTGCCCTTCACGATGGTCGTGCTGCACCTGGTCTTTCTTGGGCTAGTGGTGCTCTTCGCCCATCACCCGGTGATGTTCCTGGGAGTCTTTCTGTTCTTCCTGGGTGTCGCCCAGGCTTACGAACGACACCAGGATCGCTTGATCCTGCGCGAGGGCTTACTTGTGGGATTCTTTCTGGCAGGCCTGGTCGTGATGGGTGGGCAGCAACAGTGGTGGCTGCAACCGATCCTGCTGAGCATGAGCAACGATGCGGTCTTCTTCGGGGCGACTATTCTGACGGCCTTCACCGACAATGCGGCGCTGACCTATCTCGGGTCGCTCGTGGAAGGCTTGTCGGATGGATTTAAATACGCGCTGGTGGCCGGTGCAGTCACGGGCGGCGGCCTGACCATCATCGCCAATGCGCCGAACCCTGCCGGCGTGGCCATGCTTCGCGGCCACTTCGAGGATGAGTCCATCAATCCGCTGGGACTCTTCCTGGGTGCGTTACCACCCACGATCCTCGCTGCGCTCGGCTTTTGGTGCCTGTAG
- a CDS encoding aldo/keto reductase, whose protein sequence is MTSTTPGREPNRLIQQTSPYLLQHAYNPVDWYPWGPEALAQAAKLKRPILLSIGYSSCHWCHVMERESFENEAIARIMNQHFVCIKVDREERPDLDEIYMQATLALNRNQGGWPMTVFLTPDQKPFFAGTYFPPEDRWGRPGFPTLLKKIAEYWEKDHAGVLTQAATLTARLQDGSHAPSPTTVGEAELDMAVTQFAEDFDAKLGGFGGAPKFPPATGLSLLLHCYHRTKDPHTLTMVRTTLDAMAAGGIYDQIGGGFARYSTDERWLVPHFEKMLYDNALLARVYVEAFQVTGDQNYRRVACETLDYVLKEMTSPEGGFYSATDADSEGVEGKFFVWTPEEIRAVLSNEEDVRRICAYYDVTPGGNWEHKNVLHTAKSVALVAKELGLTVEDLQETIDRVKPLLYAARAKRVPPGLDDKVITAWNGMMISAMAEAGRVFDMPRYRAAAERACEFLLTTLAKTDGRLLRTYRAGTAHLDAYLEDYAYFAEGLIDTYEAGGNERYLSAAVRLAERILADFSDSQQGGFFTTATGHEALIMRSREGPDGATPSGNAVAAAVLARLSYHFGREDFRQAAAAAVRAYGRQIARYPRAFAKSLIVVDLLTSGPVEIAVIGASGDSNTVALCAAVSRTYISNRVIAYRTSQQSEPTHPLLQGKALVGGKAALYVCRNFACRQPITDPADLPALLDPSHKAAPPLTAPEQKVLSGNLYPGAATVQGTAGYAARKIHDATGAGSLANGFGPFGATGLTVSRLGFGTYRVGQREAEHREALIKAIRSGCNLIDTSTNYMDGESEQVVGAVLQQLIRAGEVAREEIIVVSKIGYVQGQNLAQAKTREKSGKPYPDMVKYGDDIWHCIHPEFLADQLTLSLDRLGLATLDVCLLHNPEYFLSHATRLGAGEQRELPTVRDEFYARLQLAFEYCERQVEAGRLRGYGVSSNTSTASPDEPGATSVSRMIEAAKAAAKNVGAAAHHFTVLQCPMNVHESGAALIKNTGPDNGSTLLDEALREGVAVLVNRPLNAMPAQRGGVVRLADVPVPAPEADFETQRQKVALLEEEYRKDLAPAVAHSGQGMLPADFFRWADELNRIRTQVQGLEHWEQIETQMIAPHVNQVLRALSEAFTGTIAEQWETWRDRYVPELLALLRTLHREASERSRLRAEDLHRTIDPLLPEQRRKATLSQKALWVLASTGGVTSVLNGMRTPAYVDDALQILRWEPLSDSRRVYDRCAEKK, encoded by the coding sequence ATGACCAGCACAACCCCCGGCCGCGAGCCGAATCGCCTCATACAGCAGACCAGTCCCTATCTCCTGCAACATGCCTATAACCCGGTGGATTGGTATCCCTGGGGACCTGAAGCGTTGGCGCAAGCCGCGAAACTGAAGCGGCCGATTCTCCTCTCGATCGGCTATTCCTCCTGCCATTGGTGTCATGTCATGGAGCGGGAATCGTTTGAGAACGAGGCGATCGCCCGGATCATGAATCAACATTTCGTGTGCATCAAAGTCGATCGCGAAGAGCGGCCCGATCTTGATGAGATCTACATGCAGGCCACGCTGGCGCTGAACCGGAATCAGGGTGGCTGGCCCATGACCGTGTTCCTGACTCCCGATCAGAAACCGTTTTTTGCCGGGACTTATTTTCCGCCTGAGGATCGATGGGGCCGTCCTGGCTTCCCCACCCTGCTCAAGAAAATTGCCGAGTATTGGGAAAAAGATCATGCGGGCGTACTGACCCAAGCCGCGACCCTCACCGCGCGCCTGCAGGACGGAAGTCACGCCCCTTCCCCGACCACGGTCGGCGAAGCCGAGCTCGACATGGCCGTGACCCAGTTTGCAGAGGACTTCGATGCCAAGCTCGGAGGATTCGGCGGCGCCCCGAAGTTTCCGCCTGCCACCGGCCTCTCGCTGTTGCTCCATTGTTATCACCGCACCAAGGATCCCCATACGCTCACGATGGTCCGCACTACGTTGGATGCCATGGCGGCCGGCGGGATCTACGATCAGATCGGGGGCGGCTTCGCGCGCTACTCCACCGACGAACGGTGGCTGGTGCCCCATTTCGAGAAGATGCTGTACGACAACGCCCTGCTGGCGCGCGTCTATGTCGAAGCGTTTCAAGTGACCGGAGATCAAAACTACCGTCGCGTGGCCTGTGAAACCCTCGACTATGTTCTGAAGGAAATGACGTCTCCCGAGGGCGGGTTCTATTCCGCAACCGATGCCGACTCCGAAGGGGTGGAGGGGAAATTCTTCGTCTGGACGCCGGAGGAAATTCGCGCGGTGCTTTCGAACGAAGAGGATGTGCGGCGAATCTGTGCCTATTACGATGTCACACCGGGCGGCAACTGGGAGCACAAGAATGTGCTGCATACGGCCAAGTCCGTCGCGTTGGTGGCGAAAGAGTTGGGGCTGACCGTCGAGGACTTGCAAGAGACCATCGATCGGGTGAAGCCGTTGCTCTATGCGGCGCGCGCGAAACGCGTTCCGCCCGGACTCGATGACAAGGTCATCACGGCCTGGAACGGAATGATGATCAGCGCCATGGCGGAAGCCGGGCGGGTGTTCGACATGCCGCGGTATCGGGCCGCTGCCGAACGCGCATGTGAGTTCCTCCTGACGACGCTCGCTAAGACTGACGGACGACTCCTGCGGACCTATCGCGCCGGCACGGCTCACCTGGATGCCTACCTGGAAGACTATGCCTATTTTGCCGAAGGCTTGATCGACACCTATGAAGCAGGCGGCAACGAGCGGTACCTGTCTGCGGCGGTGCGGCTCGCGGAGCGCATCCTTGCGGATTTCTCCGACAGTCAACAGGGCGGATTCTTCACCACCGCCACGGGCCACGAAGCCTTGATCATGCGCAGTCGTGAAGGTCCGGACGGAGCCACGCCGAGCGGGAATGCTGTGGCGGCAGCGGTGCTGGCCCGATTGTCCTATCACTTCGGGCGGGAGGATTTCCGGCAAGCGGCTGCTGCGGCTGTGCGCGCCTATGGGCGCCAGATTGCCCGCTACCCGCGCGCATTTGCGAAGAGTCTGATCGTCGTCGATCTGTTGACCAGCGGTCCGGTTGAAATTGCCGTCATCGGGGCATCCGGCGATTCTAACACCGTCGCGTTATGCGCGGCAGTCAGCCGGACCTATATTTCGAATCGTGTTATCGCCTATCGGACATCGCAGCAGTCCGAGCCGACCCATCCGCTGTTGCAAGGGAAGGCCCTGGTCGGCGGCAAGGCGGCGTTGTATGTCTGCCGGAATTTTGCCTGCCGACAGCCGATCACCGATCCCGCGGATCTCCCTGCGTTGCTCGATCCATCGCACAAAGCTGCACCGCCGTTGACTGCGCCCGAACAAAAGGTCTTGAGCGGAAATTTGTATCCGGGGGCCGCGACCGTTCAGGGCACGGCCGGTTACGCGGCCCGGAAGATTCACGATGCCACCGGGGCCGGCTCGTTGGCGAACGGGTTCGGGCCGTTCGGGGCGACAGGACTGACGGTCAGCCGTCTCGGATTCGGCACGTACCGGGTCGGGCAACGGGAAGCGGAGCATCGAGAGGCCCTGATCAAGGCGATTCGCTCGGGCTGCAACCTGATCGATACCTCGACGAATTACATGGACGGTGAGAGCGAGCAAGTGGTGGGTGCGGTCCTGCAGCAATTGATACGTGCCGGTGAAGTAGCCCGTGAGGAAATCATCGTGGTGTCGAAGATCGGCTATGTGCAGGGCCAGAATCTGGCCCAGGCCAAAACGCGGGAAAAATCCGGGAAGCCCTATCCGGACATGGTGAAGTACGGCGACGACATCTGGCATTGCATCCATCCGGAGTTCCTGGCAGATCAATTGACGCTGTCGCTGGATCGCCTGGGATTGGCGACGCTGGATGTCTGTTTGCTCCACAACCCGGAGTATTTCCTGTCCCACGCGACCCGTCTCGGCGCCGGTGAGCAACGGGAGCTGCCCACGGTGCGCGATGAATTTTATGCGCGGTTGCAACTGGCATTCGAGTATTGCGAAAGGCAGGTTGAAGCGGGCCGGCTGCGCGGGTACGGCGTTTCGTCCAATACGTCCACGGCCTCTCCGGATGAGCCCGGCGCCACGTCCGTGTCTCGCATGATTGAAGCCGCGAAGGCGGCGGCAAAGAACGTCGGAGCGGCCGCTCACCATTTCACGGTTTTGCAGTGTCCGATGAATGTGCACGAGTCCGGCGCGGCGTTGATCAAGAATACGGGTCCGGACAACGGCAGCACCTTGCTGGATGAAGCCCTGAGGGAAGGTGTCGCGGTGCTCGTGAATCGCCCGCTGAATGCGATGCCGGCCCAGCGCGGCGGCGTGGTGCGATTGGCCGATGTGCCGGTGCCGGCGCCGGAGGCGGACTTCGAGACGCAACGACAGAAGGTCGCCCTGTTGGAAGAAGAGTATCGAAAGGATCTTGCGCCGGCGGTGGCCCACAGCGGCCAAGGCATGCTTCCCGCAGACTTTTTCCGATGGGCCGACGAACTGAACCGCATCCGCACGCAAGTGCAGGGCTTGGAACATTGGGAACAAATTGAAACGCAGATGATTGCACCCCACGTGAATCAGGTGCTTCGCGCGCTCTCCGAAGCGTTTACGGGTACCATTGCTGAGCAGTGGGAAACCTGGCGTGACCGGTACGTACCGGAACTCCTCGCGCTCCTGCGAACGTTGCATCGTGAAGCCAGTGAGCGCAGCCGGCTGCGCGCCGAAGACCTGCATCGAACCATCGATCCGTTGTTGCCCGAACAGAGACGGAAGGCGACCTTGTCGCAGAAGGCGCTGTGGGTTCTCGCCAGCACAGGGGGCGTCACGTCCGTGCTCAACGGAATGCGCACGCCGGCCTATGTGGACGATGCGTTGCAGATCCTACGGTGGGAGCCGTTGTCGGATTCGCGACGCGTCTACGATCGCTGTGCCGAGAAGAAGTAA
- a CDS encoding NAD-dependent malic enzyme: MTTDDIGPYSNYRLTVRLALLNKPGIFAKVAGLLAEEGANLGAVDIVSANAERMIRDITFDVQNEAHGERVLERLEALPEVNVLSASDRIFLLHLGGKIRVQSKVPVNTRNVLSMIYTPGVGRVCQAIAKDPSKAYAFTIKSNSVAVVTDGSAVLGLGNLGPSAALPVMEGKVMLFKELAGIDAWPICVATQAPDEIIRIVRGIAPGFGGINLEDISAPRCFEIERALKTSLDIPVMHDDQHGTAVVLLAALTNALKVVGNRMEDVRIVVNGLGAAGTACCRILLAAGASHLIGCDKEGIVLMGDAEELRACRTDLHACIRRDQPRGTLHDALKGADVFIGLSVGNVLNREDLERMNQDRIVFAMANPDPEIEPKVGDEASRIFATGRSDFPNQINNALSFPGIFRGALDVQASEINEAMKLAAAEAIAGCVPAEALSEDYIIPSVFDRDVVPRVAKAVAAAARATGVARRRIRIDDDLR; this comes from the coding sequence ATGACCACCGATGACATCGGTCCCTATTCCAACTACCGCCTGACCGTCCGCCTCGCACTCCTCAACAAACCGGGTATCTTCGCAAAAGTGGCCGGGCTGCTGGCCGAAGAGGGGGCCAACCTCGGGGCCGTAGACATCGTGTCGGCGAATGCCGAACGCATGATCAGGGACATTACCTTCGACGTGCAGAATGAGGCCCACGGAGAACGTGTCCTCGAACGGCTCGAAGCCCTGCCGGAAGTGAATGTGCTCTCGGCATCCGACCGGATTTTCCTCCTCCATCTGGGCGGAAAAATCAGAGTCCAGAGCAAAGTCCCGGTCAATACGCGCAATGTCCTCTCGATGATTTACACACCCGGGGTGGGGCGTGTCTGCCAGGCCATCGCGAAAGACCCATCGAAAGCCTATGCCTTCACGATCAAGAGCAATAGCGTGGCCGTCGTCACCGACGGGTCTGCGGTACTGGGTTTGGGCAATCTCGGTCCCTCCGCCGCACTTCCGGTGATGGAAGGCAAGGTCATGTTGTTCAAGGAATTGGCGGGCATCGATGCCTGGCCGATTTGTGTCGCCACGCAGGCCCCTGATGAAATCATCCGCATCGTGCGCGGCATCGCCCCCGGTTTCGGCGGCATCAACCTGGAAGACATCAGCGCCCCGCGTTGCTTTGAAATTGAACGCGCACTCAAGACATCCCTCGACATTCCCGTCATGCACGACGATCAGCACGGTACGGCCGTCGTCCTCCTGGCCGCTCTGACCAATGCATTGAAGGTAGTCGGAAATCGAATGGAAGATGTCCGGATCGTGGTGAACGGCCTGGGCGCAGCCGGAACCGCCTGTTGCCGTATTCTGCTCGCCGCCGGGGCGTCCCATCTCATTGGGTGCGACAAGGAGGGTATCGTGCTGATGGGTGATGCGGAGGAACTGCGAGCCTGCCGCACCGATCTTCACGCCTGCATCCGTCGGGATCAGCCGCGCGGGACGCTCCACGATGCCTTGAAGGGCGCCGACGTGTTCATCGGGCTCTCCGTGGGCAATGTGCTGAACCGGGAGGATCTCGAACGGATGAATCAGGACCGGATCGTCTTCGCGATGGCCAACCCCGATCCGGAGATCGAACCGAAGGTGGGCGATGAGGCCTCACGGATCTTTGCCACCGGCCGGTCGGACTTTCCCAACCAGATCAACAACGCCCTGTCGTTTCCAGGAATTTTCCGCGGGGCGCTCGACGTGCAAGCCAGCGAGATCAACGAAGCCATGAAGCTGGCGGCGGCCGAGGCCATTGCCGGTTGTGTGCCGGCCGAAGCCCTGTCGGAGGACTACATCATCCCCAGCGTGTTCGATCGCGACGTGGTGCCGCGCGTCGCGAAGGCAGTGGCCGCGGCTGCGCGCGCAACCGGCGTGGCCCGCCGCCGTATCCGGATCGACGACGACCTCCGCTGA
- a CDS encoding cyclic nucleotide-binding/CBS domain-containing protein has translation MVTVSDLMTKKLVTVPAGTSAADAARVMNERHVGSVFIEQNDRVVGIVTESDIVRKVVGENRPVHFVPVESIMSSPVISLDERRSITEAADLMQHHHTRHLGVLKSGAIVGVLSVRDLLQPVSVDEF, from the coding sequence ATGGTGACAGTGAGCGATCTCATGACGAAGAAACTGGTGACGGTGCCGGCCGGCACTTCGGCGGCGGACGCAGCCAGAGTGATGAACGAGCGCCACGTCGGCAGCGTGTTTATCGAGCAGAACGACCGTGTAGTCGGCATCGTGACCGAGTCCGATATCGTTCGAAAAGTCGTGGGTGAAAACAGGCCGGTGCATTTTGTTCCCGTGGAATCGATCATGAGCAGCCCAGTCATCAGCTTGGATGAGCGCCGTTCGATTACGGAAGCGGCCGATCTCATGCAACATCACCACACCCGCCATCTGGGTGTCCTGAAGAGCGGCGCGATCGTCGGGGTTCTTTCGGTACGGGATCTGTTGCAGCCGGTGTCGGTGGACGAGTTCTAA
- a CDS encoding OmpA family protein, with translation MIRLRPFVLLGLLAVAGPLFLDGCASKSGTSGGVTATPPKPRAEERVAAAPVQEIPAPPEPAPVPLRSVEMAARNATGEQNIPFPDVLFDFDQYVLRDDALTAVEANAKRLKDNRITKVLLEGRCDEVGTSEYNLVLGERRALSVKRYLESLGMSQLQVDTTSYGKDRPLCLQHNPVCWQKNRSVHFVVKE, from the coding sequence ATGATACGTTTGCGCCCGTTTGTCCTGCTCGGATTGCTTGCCGTCGCCGGCCCCTTGTTTCTTGACGGCTGCGCGAGCAAATCGGGAACCAGTGGAGGAGTGACGGCGACTCCACCGAAGCCCCGCGCGGAGGAGCGTGTGGCTGCGGCTCCGGTACAGGAAATCCCCGCCCCGCCGGAACCGGCTCCGGTGCCGTTGCGATCGGTGGAGATGGCCGCGCGGAATGCGACCGGGGAGCAGAACATTCCGTTCCCCGATGTGCTGTTTGATTTTGACCAATACGTCCTGCGGGACGATGCGCTCACGGCGGTCGAGGCCAATGCCAAGCGGTTGAAAGACAACCGGATCACCAAGGTGTTGCTGGAAGGCCGTTGTGACGAAGTCGGGACCTCCGAATACAATCTGGTGTTAGGTGAACGGCGAGCCCTCTCCGTGAAACGCTACCTCGAATCGTTGGGCATGAGTCAGCTCCAGGTCGATACGACCAGTTACGGAAAAGACCGGCCGTTGTGTCTTCAGCACAATCCGGTCTGCTGGCAGAAGAATCGCAGCGTCCACTTCGTAGTGAAAGAGTAG
- a CDS encoding PstS family phosphate ABC transporter substrate-binding protein, which produces MAHVQQTGSHHRPRAQAWVAAAAAAMLILTGSQVRAEHAGLSGGSGPAVDPAIEPYVNHNGLQGKLSIAGSDTMRPLIAKLAAQFSSLHPAAQIAVEGTGSSAAIREFLLGLSYQRRGDKVQGRGTAGSTTVELLASSRQLTEDESKGFESNYGYRPLEVPIAMDAVAIYVNKDNPLQRLTLAEVDAIFGKNHKRGLASVTNWSQIGLGDSALAKQPVHLYGRDKRSGTREFFKHVALKDGELLDDVIEQPGSASEIIAIAQDPLGVGYAGAGFDISAVRQVPIAAQPEGPALLPSVETVTSGAYPLGRSLYLYVKKGPKDKLDPVVEEFLAFVNSRQGQETVARANFYPLTSTQVAKNRQELGLAKGAMVTIPPQDLQVAEQHAR; this is translated from the coding sequence ATGGCACACGTGCAGCAGACAGGTTCCCATCACCGACCGAGAGCGCAAGCGTGGGTCGCGGCGGCAGCCGCCGCCATGCTGATCCTGACGGGCTCTCAGGTCCGCGCGGAGCACGCGGGATTGAGCGGCGGCAGTGGCCCCGCCGTGGACCCCGCGATCGAGCCCTATGTGAACCACAACGGTCTCCAGGGGAAACTGAGCATCGCCGGGTCGGACACCATGCGACCGCTGATTGCAAAGCTCGCGGCGCAGTTCTCCAGTCTCCACCCAGCCGCGCAGATTGCGGTCGAGGGAACCGGGTCGAGCGCAGCCATCCGCGAGTTTTTGCTGGGCCTGTCCTATCAACGGCGGGGAGACAAGGTTCAAGGCAGGGGCACGGCCGGCTCCACGACGGTTGAATTGCTGGCCTCTTCCCGGCAGTTGACGGAGGATGAATCCAAGGGCTTTGAGTCCAATTACGGCTATCGCCCCTTGGAAGTCCCCATCGCCATGGACGCTGTCGCCATCTATGTGAATAAGGACAACCCTCTTCAACGGCTGACCTTGGCGGAAGTGGATGCCATCTTCGGGAAAAACCATAAACGGGGCCTGGCCTCCGTCACCAATTGGAGTCAAATCGGATTGGGCGACTCCGCGCTGGCCAAACAGCCGGTTCACCTGTACGGGCGAGACAAGCGCTCCGGCACCAGGGAGTTTTTCAAACATGTCGCCCTGAAGGACGGGGAGCTGCTGGACGACGTGATCGAACAACCGGGTTCGGCGTCGGAGATCATTGCAATCGCCCAAGACCCGCTGGGCGTGGGATATGCCGGCGCCGGCTTCGACATCTCGGCTGTCCGTCAGGTACCCATTGCCGCCCAGCCGGAAGGACCGGCCCTGTTGCCGTCGGTCGAGACCGTCACCTCCGGTGCCTATCCGTTGGGCCGTTCGCTGTACCTGTATGTGAAGAAGGGCCCCAAAGACAAGCTGGATCCGGTGGTTGAAGAGTTTCTAGCCTTCGTGAACAGCCGCCAGGGACAGGAAACCGTGGCGCGGGCGAACTTCTATCCATTGACCTCGACGCAGGTGGCAAAGAATCGTCAGGAGCTGGGGCTGGCCAAAGGGGCGATGGTCACCATCCCACCTCAGGACCTGCAGGTCGCCGAACAACACGCACGGTAA
- a CDS encoding response regulator transcription factor, with protein MTDLKKTILLVSADRTATGSLEKLLELNGYRAWVSTTLAASLSEIRRRPPMLILLDRQILATEGGRRDQFPPAIPIIVLQPFDKSCGQDECLTELDAGFDLVFCSPHSRELLAHIRAILRRHNMPSAAPSVLRVEGLTMDISRHEVTVEGALVELTPKEFRILHQFLLAPGVVLSRQDLLNRVWGEDYALEEHALDVHIHSLRQKIEANPAKPIFIVTIRGVGYKLQSP; from the coding sequence ATGACCGACTTGAAAAAGACGATTCTTCTGGTGAGCGCCGATCGGACTGCCACCGGCTCTTTGGAGAAACTGCTCGAGCTGAACGGTTATCGCGCCTGGGTGTCGACGACACTGGCCGCCTCACTGAGCGAGATCCGGCGACGGCCTCCAATGTTGATTCTGTTGGACCGACAGATCCTTGCCACGGAGGGAGGACGCCGGGATCAGTTTCCTCCTGCGATCCCCATCATCGTGCTGCAGCCGTTCGACAAATCCTGCGGTCAGGATGAATGCCTCACCGAGCTGGACGCCGGCTTCGACCTCGTCTTTTGTTCTCCCCATTCCCGGGAACTCCTGGCGCATATTCGGGCGATCCTTCGTCGACACAACATGCCATCGGCGGCTCCATCCGTTCTTCGCGTCGAAGGGCTCACGATGGATATCTCCCGCCATGAGGTGACGGTTGAGGGAGCCCTCGTCGAACTCACACCGAAGGAATTTCGTATCCTCCATCAATTTCTTCTCGCACCGGGTGTCGTGCTGTCGAGGCAAGATCTGCTCAACCGTGTCTGGGGGGAGGACTATGCCCTAGAAGAACATGCGCTGGATGTTCACATTCATTCGCTACGCCAAAAAATCGAAGCAAACCCTGCCAAGCCGATTTTCATCGTGACCATTCGCGGGGTCGGATACAAACTTCAGAGCCCCTGA